A genomic segment from Saprospiraceae bacterium encodes:
- a CDS encoding CHAT domain-containing protein — MEETVSNLKTQIANGNLEIALNELISDLGGSSKKTTYLNDAIAIKSRLNQHNRSVIRGTLGYGEQVLEKNQIAFALLDLLSKIYTENEVNEETKRKSDGNSLTSTITILFVTANPEQTARLRLDEEMRDIEEELRKAKFRDKFTIVKKNAARIGELQDGLLDYNPDIIHFSGHGTNQGIILHGPENTNMTVNNESLAQLFRLFSDKLACVFLSSCYSEIQGQIINQHIPNVIGMKDKVPQETAIAFAKAFYKSLGAGRNIDFSFEFAKISVGLNNLAGENIPIFLQR; from the coding sequence ATGGAAGAAACTGTAAGTAATTTGAAAACTCAAATAGCCAATGGTAATTTAGAAATCGCCTTGAATGAATTGATTTCAGACCTTGGCGGTAGCTCAAAAAAAACAACTTATCTGAATGATGCAATAGCAATTAAATCGAGACTCAATCAGCACAATCGTTCTGTTATAAGAGGGACATTAGGTTATGGAGAACAGGTATTAGAAAAAAATCAAATTGCATTTGCGTTACTGGATTTACTGAGTAAGATCTATACAGAAAATGAAGTAAATGAGGAGACAAAAAGGAAGTCAGATGGTAATTCGTTAACAAGTACAATTACAATTCTTTTTGTTACTGCAAATCCAGAACAGACAGCAAGACTTCGCTTAGACGAAGAAATGAGGGATATTGAAGAAGAACTTCGGAAGGCAAAGTTCAGAGATAAATTTACAATTGTAAAGAAGAATGCTGCAAGAATTGGAGAACTTCAAGATGGTTTATTGGATTACAATCCTGATATTATACATTTTTCAGGACACGGAACCAACCAAGGAATAATATTGCATGGCCCTGAAAATACAAATATGACTGTTAATAATGAATCATTAGCGCAGCTTTTTCGACTATTTTCTGATAAGTTAGCTTGTGTTTTCTTAAGTTCATGCTATTCTGAGATACAAGGTCAAATCATTAATCAACATATCCCAAATGTAATTGGCATGAAAGACAAAGTACCCCAAGAAACAGCAATCGCATTCGCAAAGGCATTTTATAAAAGTTTAGGCGCAGGTCGAAATATTGACTTCTCTTTTGAGTTTGCGAAAATATCAGTGGGGCTAAATAATTTAGCAGGAGAAAATATTCCGATTTTTTTGCAGAGGTGA
- a CDS encoding IS4 family transposase, giving the protein MIGQIRQFIRQGADEVKYRQRPQDFTRDYILTFTTTTTLILSNLTNSLSVELIRFFSKLKLDPQYMVTKSAFSQARKKVRPLFFSDLFEYVVKCAYKIIKVKRWRGFRLWAMDGSGLRLPDIEALGDLFGWHKNQHNRVPSARLRGIYDVLNHLCVRIDLKSRHEDELTTAQDWVSDQPKDVLMIYDRGYFGFNLPWLHHHYGTHYLLRCPLGATRSIQAFLASHKKSQVVDFVAGDRSTRSMRKRNLPLHRYTKVTVRLIRVELGKDQPPEVLMTNLLDHRKYPTRLFKKLYFLRWGIETYWDRLKNIFAVGSFSGYSQTAIWQDLYATVIATNLQSILCADCQKKLNQINSNRYWNYQINRNISAGLIKDYFVKLLLKSESKIKRWLQELLTLMLQNLERIVPNQSRPRNFKIMDRKRHETEKNYRRV; this is encoded by the coding sequence ATCATCGGTCAAATTCGACAATTTATTCGTCAAGGGGCCGATGAAGTAAAATATCGACAACGACCACAGGACTTCACACGAGATTACATCCTTACTTTCACAACAACAACTACCCTAATCTTATCCAACCTAACCAATAGCCTATCGGTCGAACTGATCCGTTTCTTTTCAAAACTGAAGCTTGATCCACAATACATGGTTACCAAAAGTGCTTTTTCTCAGGCGCGTAAAAAGGTTAGGCCCCTTTTCTTTTCCGATTTATTCGAGTACGTGGTCAAATGTGCTTATAAAATCATCAAGGTGAAGCGATGGAGAGGATTCCGCTTATGGGCCATGGATGGTTCGGGATTGAGGCTTCCCGATATTGAAGCCTTGGGTGATCTGTTTGGCTGGCATAAAAACCAGCACAATCGAGTACCTTCGGCCAGGCTCCGGGGAATCTATGATGTGCTCAATCATTTGTGTGTCCGTATCGACCTCAAAAGCAGGCATGAAGACGAACTGACCACCGCTCAGGATTGGGTCAGTGATCAGCCTAAAGATGTTTTGATGATCTACGATCGGGGATATTTTGGCTTTAATTTGCCGTGGCTGCATCATCATTATGGCACCCATTATTTACTGCGATGCCCACTGGGAGCAACCAGGAGCATTCAGGCCTTTTTGGCGAGTCATAAAAAATCACAAGTGGTTGATTTTGTGGCCGGTGACCGGTCTACCCGCTCCATGAGAAAACGTAATTTACCCCTTCATCGGTATACTAAAGTCACGGTCCGACTCATTCGAGTCGAACTAGGCAAAGACCAACCACCAGAGGTTTTAATGACCAATTTATTAGATCATCGTAAATACCCAACACGTTTATTTAAAAAGTTGTACTTCCTTCGGTGGGGTATTGAAACTTATTGGGATCGGTTAAAGAATATTTTTGCAGTGGGCTCCTTCAGTGGATACTCCCAAACGGCTATTTGGCAAGATCTTTATGCTACCGTCATCGCCACCAATTTGCAGAGTATTCTGTGTGCTGATTGCCAAAAAAAACTCAATCAAATCAACAGCAATCGATACTGGAATTATCAGATCAATCGAAACATCAGTGCTGGACTGATCAAGGACTATTTTGTCAAACTACTCCTCAAATCTGAATCCAAAATCAAACGATGGCTACAGGAATTACTCACTTTGATGTTACAGAATCTAGAGCGTATTGTGCCCAATCAGAGTCGCCCTAGGAATTTCAAAATCATGGATCGAAAGCGCCATGAAACCGAGAAGAATTATCGGAGGGTGTGA
- a CDS encoding FG-GAP-like repeat-containing protein yields the protein MMKMKSLLLSGLISMVSILLFGQQEILSRFGPFEVPSPENIIRSDIYSGQESDFTNENILISYFPVPSLVDIDGDSDLDLFVGSEFNSFIYMFENIGTASNPVFERVSNNQNPVYELCSGYPFCGNVSFVDFDDDGDFDVIGNSERVDGGQTIYYLVLYENIGTAQQPNFVLREGNENPYFNFDVGFRHSPTLIDLDSDNDFDLVVGGGNNGLNYYRNDGTNSNPQFQPIFGSQNPFLIVSSSDADGSIIKFADIDGDNDLDAMFTASVGSNLYNFGTYVFLENIGTSSNPQYEIVDESDSRFFCADLFSANIDVADLDGDGDFDIVAANSDGFFQFYENIGNSQTPEFERQLNEENPLYGGPTGNYDCGPNLSDWDNDGDLDLMIGKGNVHCGTPFSFYRNVGNSNNAIFHEEDISDIFNTDEFLTGEYFDTGDIDNDGDLDIISAGTWLWEIGVIENTGSVNSPEFSFDTEYNEDLFRDVYDVLSVYSLSLGDLDGDNDLDIVINDLDPTLRFIENVGTPSNPQFVVVPLQNDPFDGLVFDNGNDFQLTPHLVDLDQDGDLDLLCGGFNSSLNSEAFYIAENVGSPLNPEFVLRTGEDNPFSELLVNYVGTRPILADLDNDDDLDLLVGSSMGSLFFYENKVNTPTSVNSQKKVERNIKIYPTIVDDLITISFNEFDQHQSSISLISINGIQEHIGDYFVFGHDELSLSMSNIAAGYYYLKVTSNEYNYVLPFVKK from the coding sequence ATGATGAAGATGAAATCATTACTTTTGTCTGGTCTAATTTCTATGGTTAGTATTTTGCTATTCGGTCAGCAGGAAATATTAAGCAGATTTGGTCCCTTCGAAGTGCCTTCACCTGAAAATATTATTAGATCAGATATATATTCAGGACAAGAATCTGATTTTACAAACGAAAATATATTGATCTCATACTTTCCAGTTCCTTCTTTAGTTGATATTGATGGAGATTCGGATTTAGACCTATTCGTTGGAAGTGAATTTAACTCCTTCATTTACATGTTTGAAAATATTGGAACGGCATCCAATCCCGTCTTTGAAAGAGTTTCTAACAATCAAAATCCAGTATACGAGCTCTGCTCGGGTTATCCGTTCTGTGGAAATGTCTCATTCGTTGATTTTGATGATGATGGGGATTTTGATGTTATTGGTAATTCTGAAAGGGTAGATGGAGGACAAACAATTTATTATTTGGTTTTGTATGAAAATATTGGTACAGCTCAGCAGCCAAACTTTGTTTTAAGAGAGGGGAATGAAAATCCTTATTTTAATTTTGATGTTGGATTTAGGCACTCACCTACTCTGATCGATTTAGACTCTGATAATGACTTTGATTTGGTTGTTGGTGGAGGCAATAATGGATTAAATTATTACAGGAACGATGGGACAAATTCAAATCCACAATTTCAACCAATATTTGGGTCTCAGAATCCTTTTTTAATTGTCTCGTCTTCTGATGCTGATGGCTCTATCATCAAATTTGCTGATATAGATGGAGATAACGATTTAGATGCAATGTTTACGGCAAGTGTAGGTAGCAACCTTTACAATTTTGGCACTTATGTATTTTTGGAAAATATAGGTACATCGTCGAACCCTCAATATGAAATAGTAGATGAGAGTGATAGTAGGTTTTTTTGTGCTGATCTGTTTAGTGCAAATATTGATGTAGCAGATCTTGATGGAGACGGAGATTTTGATATAGTTGCAGCAAATAGTGATGGTTTTTTTCAATTTTATGAGAACATTGGAAATAGTCAAACTCCAGAATTTGAAAGGCAGTTGAACGAAGAAAATCCATTATACGGAGGCCCAACAGGAAATTATGATTGTGGCCCAAACTTATCGGATTGGGATAACGATGGAGATTTAGACCTAATGATTGGTAAGGGTAATGTTCATTGCGGAACTCCATTCTCATTTTATCGAAATGTCGGAAATAGTAATAATGCCATTTTTCATGAAGAAGATATATCTGATATATTTAATACAGATGAATTTCTAACAGGTGAGTACTTTGATACCGGAGATATTGACAATGATGGCGACTTGGATATTATTAGTGCTGGAACTTGGCTTTGGGAAATTGGAGTTATTGAAAATACAGGAAGTGTAAATTCACCGGAATTTAGTTTCGACACAGAATACAATGAGGACTTATTCCGAGATGTTTATGATGTTTTATCTGTATATTCATTATCGCTTGGTGATCTTGATGGTGATAATGATTTAGATATTGTTATTAATGATTTGGATCCAACTTTAAGATTTATCGAGAACGTTGGAACACCGAGTAATCCACAATTTGTTGTAGTCCCATTACAAAATGACCCATTTGATGGATTGGTATTTGACAATGGCAATGATTTTCAATTAACTCCTCATCTAGTTGATTTAGATCAGGATGGTGATCTTGACTTACTATGCGGGGGGTTCAATTCTAGTTTAAATAGTGAAGCATTTTACATTGCAGAAAATGTAGGCTCTCCATTAAATCCAGAGTTTGTTCTGAGAACAGGTGAGGATAATCCATTCTCAGAATTATTAGTCAATTACGTAGGCACTAGACCAATACTTGCTGATTTAGATAATGATGATGATTTAGACTTACTGGTCGGGAGTTCCATGGGGAGTTTGTTCTTTTATGAGAATAAAGTAAATACACCCACGAGTGTAAACTCCCAGAAGAAGGTTGAACGGAATATAAAAATATACCCTACTATTGTTGATGATTTGATCACGATTTCGTTTAATGAATTTGATCAGCATCAATCTAGTATCTCCCTAATCAGTATTAATGGGATACAAGAGCATATTGGGGATTATTTTGTTTTTGGGCACGACGAACTGAGTTTGTCCATGTCTAATATAGCTGCAGGGTATTATTATTTGAAAGTCACCTCAAATGAATACAATTATGTATTGCCTTTCGTGAAAAAATGA
- a CDS encoding transposase: MHQDGRKRIDDRIVNIAQPYVRPIKRGKAGKDTEFGAKLNMSLTEGFARMDQVSFNNFNEGILLQEQVQTYKTMYGYYPEVVLVDRIYLNRENRKFLNNNGIRHVGKTLGRPKQMTDEEKHKRRKEQNQRSEVEGKFGQGKSKYGLDDIQTRRMDTSYACIGLILRSTELTPKSGAQLDKVG, encoded by the coding sequence ATGCATCAGGATGGTCGAAAACGCATAGATGATCGTATCGTTAATATTGCTCAACCCTATGTTCGCCCCATCAAAAGAGGCAAGGCCGGTAAAGACACTGAATTTGGTGCCAAATTGAATATGTCTTTAACCGAAGGTTTTGCTAGAATGGATCAGGTCAGCTTTAACAACTTCAATGAAGGTATTTTGCTTCAGGAGCAAGTTCAGACCTACAAAACGATGTATGGCTATTACCCCGAGGTGGTACTTGTGGATAGAATCTACTTGAACCGAGAAAATCGTAAATTCCTCAATAACAATGGTATAAGACATGTTGGCAAAACATTAGGCAGACCCAAACAAATGACAGATGAGGAGAAACACAAAAGGAGAAAAGAACAAAATCAACGATCAGAGGTCGAAGGGAAATTTGGACAAGGAAAATCAAAATACGGGCTAGATGATATCCAAACACGGCGGATGGACACTTCCTATGCCTGCATTGGACTTATTTTGCGTTCGACTGAGCTCACGCCGAAGTCTGGCGCTCAACTTGATAAAGTTGGGTAA
- a CDS encoding toll/interleukin-1 receptor domain-containing protein, with product MEIPVFYSYSHKDENFRKELVTHLELLRRNNLIAGWSDREIAPGSNWEEEINFNIQKAKIILLLISPDFIASDYCYETETIFALEQHENNKAKVVPIIIRPCLWKLSQFSHLQVLPKEGKALTTWENKDSAWLNVAEGIIKVVEELRENRKKEIQNSKNVVSDSNIKASRDIVIGDSNYIITNHGSIEQQVNIEEIHLGTGDIVRANKIIHNEKEDISHLVQQFLKDYNQWYFSPLRINKWGGRQIGYEKLSESNSKEIRQALEKLKKQGAVKTTKSKKGNTIYKIED from the coding sequence ATGGAAATACCAGTTTTCTATAGTTATTCTCACAAGGATGAAAATTTCAGAAAGGAGTTAGTTACTCATCTGGAATTGCTTAGAAGAAATAATTTGATTGCAGGATGGAGCGACAGGGAAATCGCTCCTGGCTCTAATTGGGAGGAAGAAATTAACTTTAATATCCAAAAAGCAAAAATTATCTTACTATTAATAAGCCCTGATTTCATTGCGTCTGATTACTGCTATGAAACGGAGACCATTTTTGCACTTGAACAACATGAAAATAATAAAGCAAAAGTAGTCCCAATTATTATAAGACCATGCTTATGGAAATTATCTCAATTTAGTCATTTACAAGTGCTCCCAAAAGAAGGTAAGGCATTAACAACATGGGAAAACAAGGATTCTGCGTGGTTAAATGTTGCTGAAGGTATAATTAAAGTTGTTGAAGAATTACGGGAAAATCGAAAGAAAGAAATTCAAAATAGCAAAAATGTTGTTTCAGATTCAAATATAAAGGCTAGTAGAGATATAGTTATTGGTGATAGTAACTACATAATAACAAACCATGGTTCAATTGAACAACAAGTAAATATAGAAGAAATACATCTGGGAACAGGAGATATAGTAAGGGCAAATAAAATAATTCACAATGAAAAAGAGGATATCTCACACCTAGTTCAGCAATTTTTGAAAGATTACAATCAATGGTATTTCTCTCCTTTAAGAATAAACAAATGGGGAGGCAGACAAATAGGATATGAAAAACTATCAGAAAGTAATTCTAAAGAAATCAGACAAGCATTAGAAAAGTTGAAAAAACAGGGGGCTGTAAAAACTACTAAAAGTAAAAAAGGAAATACGATTTATAAAATAGAAGATTAA
- a CDS encoding transposase encodes MINYTPANQRSFSLFCSPFGEQLDANNRWVRMAALVPWDDMAKVFFSSMSKDQGRASIDLRVVVGALLVKHIEGISDEDTIQYIQENIYAQYFVGLASFQTAPVFSPTLFVEIRKRLGMEGAQQLNDLLLQQAQRLRVIKHRAKAKKKDSDGSDDQGPTNVDQAAKESSSAADAPPEDEPFKNKGRLMLDATVAPQHVGYPTDTRLLQEARQYSEDLIDKLYLGSSLWSSKPRTYRRVAQQEYMNFIKKRKPGEKEIKRIRGKQLNYLKRNLGHINQMLDDLEDAGHAATLWKRWDWTSA; translated from the coding sequence ATGATTAACTATACACCGGCCAACCAACGCAGCTTTTCCCTATTTTGCAGCCCTTTTGGAGAACAGTTAGATGCCAATAACCGTTGGGTAAGAATGGCGGCCCTGGTGCCTTGGGATGATATGGCTAAGGTGTTTTTTTCAAGCATGAGCAAAGATCAGGGGCGTGCCAGTATTGACCTTCGTGTAGTAGTCGGGGCCTTATTGGTCAAGCATATTGAAGGTATTTCTGATGAGGATACGATTCAATATATCCAGGAAAACATCTACGCCCAGTACTTTGTAGGGCTGGCTAGTTTCCAGACAGCACCGGTATTTTCACCGACTCTGTTTGTAGAAATCCGCAAGCGTTTGGGTATGGAAGGGGCACAACAACTCAATGATTTGCTCCTACAGCAAGCTCAGCGTTTACGAGTCATTAAGCATCGTGCCAAGGCTAAGAAAAAAGACTCGGATGGGTCAGACGATCAAGGGCCCACCAATGTGGATCAAGCTGCTAAGGAGTCCTCCTCAGCAGCTGATGCCCCACCAGAGGATGAACCTTTCAAGAACAAGGGGAGGTTAATGCTGGATGCTACGGTAGCACCACAACATGTTGGTTATCCAACGGATACGCGCTTATTGCAAGAAGCTCGGCAGTATAGCGAAGATTTGATTGACAAGCTTTATCTGGGTAGTTCCTTATGGAGCAGTAAACCACGAACTTATCGTCGGGTAGCCCAACAAGAATACATGAACTTCATCAAGAAGCGGAAACCTGGCGAAAAAGAGATAAAACGGATCCGAGGCAAGCAATTGAATTACCTCAAACGAAATCTGGGGCACATCAACCAGATGCTGGATGATTTGGAGGATGCTGGCCATGCCGCTACATTGTGGAAGCGGTGGGATTGGACTTCGGCGTGA
- the istB gene encoding IS21-like element helper ATPase IstB has protein sequence MKNVSLQRMKQLKLIGMANAYEAILGLPINQQPEAHQLLATLLDAEHDNRSNKKMQMFVRLSKLRYQATLPDIDCDQQRNLSKEKLLKLADCSYIQRGENILITGATGCGKSYLACALGHQACVLGHRTLYFNMNRLTEQIALARTDGSLLKWLDRIKKAALIIFDDFGLQPITPAIKLILLQILEDRYEAAATLICSQLPVNKWYEYFDEPTLADAILDRIIPKAHRIDLKGNSLRKPAKSLS, from the coding sequence ATGAAAAATGTATCCCTGCAAAGGATGAAGCAACTCAAATTAATCGGAATGGCCAATGCTTATGAGGCTATATTGGGCTTGCCTATCAACCAGCAACCCGAAGCACATCAACTCTTGGCTACCCTGCTAGATGCAGAGCATGACAACCGGTCTAATAAAAAAATGCAAATGTTTGTAAGACTCAGCAAACTCCGATATCAAGCCACTTTACCTGATATTGATTGCGATCAACAGCGAAATCTAAGTAAAGAAAAACTCCTCAAATTAGCCGATTGCTCCTACATCCAAAGGGGAGAAAATATCCTCATCACCGGGGCAACCGGTTGTGGTAAATCCTATCTGGCATGTGCCCTAGGTCATCAAGCTTGCGTCTTAGGTCACAGAACCCTCTACTTCAACATGAATCGATTAACCGAACAAATTGCCCTGGCAAGAACCGATGGATCACTCCTCAAGTGGTTGGACAGAATTAAAAAAGCAGCACTCATTATCTTTGATGATTTTGGTCTACAACCCATTACACCAGCCATCAAACTGATCCTCTTACAAATACTCGAAGACCGATACGAAGCAGCAGCTACTTTAATCTGCTCACAACTACCCGTCAACAAGTGGTATGAATATTTTGATGAACCTACTTTAGCTGATGCTATTTTGGATAGAATTATTCCTAAAGCACATCGAATAGATTTGAAAGGAAATAGTTTAAGAAAACCAGCAAAAAGTTTATCTTAA
- a CDS encoding NACHT domain-containing protein has translation MNFIETYALKKILDKALKEGNILFGKENFQIILSSQQTEDKIRFHLSKIVNWSNEISFRDLEEAKSTSQTYVDLDFYLTPKKLLYSGNSPQKVHSIKKIFSVTDKHIVLLGQPGAGKTTSMKYLANLIFHDEGFLSETIKYPFLIRLREYRTESKISIISILYDIVGISLIAEKKVKKKGEKEYEVRKYQIPTDSNQSNKELVTFFLSSILDELGILIIIDGLDEIPVGLRDNVIQDISSLSLSLKKSRIILTSRVGDYNYQINNTKEFEICPLGDNQIESFTKKWLQDKPNKELLGQLKGSPFYDATIRPLTLSHLCAIYDREGTIPRKPKTVYRKIVNLLLEEWDLQKSIIRTSNYSNFETDRKFEFLTNLAYFLSINKNKSIFTTEDFKEVYLNICENYGLPKFESKKVAEELETHNGLFIQSGYEMYEFAHLSMQEYLTAEYIVRLPSIPFNRLLLSHPNEIAISTAISSNSTFYFSSLCLNFFNSFQIPEDFSGALINRLILEKVDFNYHPILGVAFLFFLTKSVKDTKSVKELRFFDNLYNLDSIKISIHKLNNYYEVVEEQENILTNGEASTIDLIAIENKTFFENEISSNLPKKLLAKKSYLINWG, from the coding sequence ATGAATTTTATTGAAACATATGCATTAAAGAAAATTCTTGACAAAGCTTTAAAAGAAGGTAATATATTATTTGGGAAAGAAAATTTCCAGATTATTTTATCATCACAACAAACTGAAGATAAAATAAGATTCCATTTGAGCAAAATTGTAAATTGGAGTAACGAGATTTCTTTTAGAGACTTAGAAGAAGCTAAGTCTACTAGCCAAACATATGTTGATCTTGATTTTTATTTAACGCCTAAAAAGCTTTTATATAGTGGTAATTCTCCACAAAAAGTACATAGCATTAAAAAAATATTTAGTGTAACTGATAAACATATTGTACTACTTGGTCAGCCTGGGGCAGGAAAAACGACTTCCATGAAGTATCTTGCAAATTTGATATTTCATGATGAGGGATTCTTAAGTGAAACGATTAAATATCCCTTTTTAATTCGTTTGAGAGAATACCGCACTGAATCAAAAATCAGTATAATATCAATTTTATACGATATAGTTGGTATTAGTTTAATTGCTGAGAAAAAAGTAAAAAAGAAAGGAGAAAAAGAATATGAAGTAAGAAAATATCAGATTCCAACTGATTCAAATCAATCTAATAAAGAGCTAGTCACCTTTTTTTTATCATCCATACTTGATGAACTTGGCATTTTGATTATCATTGATGGTTTAGATGAAATACCTGTTGGACTTAGAGATAATGTTATCCAAGACATAAGCAGTTTATCGCTTTCTTTAAAGAAATCAAGAATTATTTTAACTTCAAGAGTTGGTGATTATAACTATCAAATTAATAACACTAAAGAATTTGAGATATGCCCTCTAGGAGATAATCAAATAGAATCATTCACAAAAAAGTGGCTTCAGGATAAACCTAATAAAGAGTTGTTGGGTCAATTGAAAGGGTCTCCTTTTTATGATGCTACTATTCGCCCTTTAACTCTTTCACACTTATGTGCTATATATGATCGAGAAGGAACTATTCCTAGAAAACCCAAAACCGTCTATAGAAAAATAGTTAATTTATTATTAGAAGAATGGGATTTGCAAAAATCAATTATCAGAACCTCTAATTATTCAAATTTTGAGACTGATAGGAAATTCGAATTTTTAACTAATCTAGCTTATTTTTTATCTATCAACAAGAATAAATCAATTTTTACCACCGAAGATTTTAAGGAAGTCTATCTTAATATTTGTGAAAATTATGGTTTACCTAAATTTGAGTCGAAGAAAGTAGCAGAAGAGCTGGAAACTCATAATGGTTTATTTATACAAAGTGGATACGAAATGTATGAATTTGCCCATTTATCCATGCAAGAATATCTGACAGCCGAATATATAGTAAGGTTGCCAAGTATTCCATTTAATCGATTGTTGCTTTCACATCCAAATGAAATAGCCATCAGTACTGCGATCTCCTCCAATTCAACTTTTTATTTTTCCTCCTTATGTTTGAATTTTTTTAATAGCTTCCAAATTCCAGAAGATTTTTCTGGGGCTTTGATAAATCGTTTAATCTTGGAAAAAGTTGATTTTAATTATCACCCTATACTGGGTGTTGCTTTTTTATTCTTTTTAACGAAAAGTGTTAAAGATACTAAATCAGTAAAAGAACTACGTTTTTTTGATAATTTATATAATTTGGATTCTATAAAAATATCAATCCATAAACTAAATAATTACTATGAAGTGGTTGAGGAACAAGAAAATATACTAACTAATGGAGAAGCTAGTACTATAGATTTAATCGCTATTGAAAATAAAACATTTTTTGAGAATGAAATATCGTCTAATTTACCAAAGAAATTACTTGCAAAAAAATCTTACCTTATTAACTGGGGGTAA
- a CDS encoding tyrosine-type recombinase/integrase produces MDNHMSLRNNAPATCQNYLRGIRELMLHLGKVPEDCTADELKAYLVFARDQQHLSSSSVNLRVCGLKYYCREVVNRLDLVVKIPNPRIQKYDTEILTTQEIQRLFGACRDIRQLLVLQLIYETGLRVREVVRLRVCDFDKQLRTIAIRNSKGQKTRTVPYGDQLRNTLNQYCVVRGGIPKNTLIESLSEPTTPLSCRGIQHIVRQAVRRSRIKKQVHPHTLRHTFAVHYLNFGGTLPDLQRLLGQQFISTTLHYLKYAHLAEHESVSVLDRLMQHT; encoded by the coding sequence ATGGACAATCACATGTCCTTGCGGAACAATGCTCCGGCTACTTGCCAAAACTATTTGAGAGGCATCCGTGAATTAATGCTTCATCTAGGTAAAGTACCTGAAGATTGCACGGCAGACGAGCTCAAAGCCTATTTGGTTTTTGCGCGTGATCAACAACACTTGAGTTCCTCCTCCGTCAATTTGCGTGTTTGTGGATTGAAGTATTACTGTCGCGAAGTGGTGAACCGGCTTGATCTGGTGGTCAAGATTCCCAATCCGCGCATTCAGAAATACGATACGGAAATTTTAACGACTCAGGAAATCCAACGCCTATTTGGTGCTTGCCGCGATATTCGTCAACTACTGGTCTTGCAGCTTATTTATGAGACTGGCTTACGAGTGCGCGAGGTCGTTCGGCTTCGGGTCTGTGATTTTGATAAACAATTGCGCACTATTGCTATCCGCAACAGTAAAGGCCAGAAAACGCGTACGGTTCCTTACGGCGATCAACTCCGCAATACCTTGAATCAATATTGCGTGGTTCGTGGCGGCATTCCTAAAAATACCCTCATCGAGAGCTTGAGTGAACCTACAACCCCTCTAAGTTGTAGGGGAATTCAGCATATTGTCCGACAGGCAGTCCGCCGTAGCCGTATCAAAAAACAAGTGCATCCTCATACCTTGCGCCATACTTTTGCAGTACATTATCTGAACTTTGGTGGTACTTTGCCTGATTTACAGCGCTTATTAGGCCAGCAGTTCATCAGCACGACTTTGCATTATCTAAAGTATGCCCATTTAGCGGAACATGAGTCCGTGTCGGTCTTAGATCGCTTGATGCAGCATACATGA